GGAAAGTTCCTGCCGTCATGGCTGCCTTCGCTAACGGCGCAATGGCGCATTGCCTCGATTATGACGATCAGACGCCATGGGGCCAGCATTCCGCCAGCTCGCTGCTGCCTGCCGTTTACGCGATCTCGGAACGGGTAGGCGGCGTTACGGGCGAGCAAATGATCAGTGCCGTGGCGGCTGGGCAGGATTTCTTCAATCGCTGCAGGCAGCACGTCGATTGGAAGAAGGACTGGATGTTCTCCACCGTGATGGGCGTATTCGGCGCCGCCGCGGCAGGAGCCAAATTGCTCGGGCTTTCGCGCGAGCAGATCGCCAATGCTATAGGGATCGCCAGCATGCAATGCAGCGGACTGGCTGAGGTGGTAAACTCGACCGGCGGTGATCTGCGTGCCCTATACGCCGGCTTTCCTGCCAAAGGGGCGGTTCTTTCCGCCATTCTTGCGGAGCGCGGTATTTCCGGTCTCCCGGCCGTGTTCGAAGGCCCGTTTGGTATCATGAACCAGTATTTTGGCGGGCGCTACGACCGTGACAAGATCCTAGAAGGTTTGGGCCAAGTCTATACGGGTGGGCTGACCCTCTACAAGCGCTGGCCCGCCGTCGGAACAGCTCATAGTCATATTCATGCGACGATCGGTCTGATGAGGGAGAATGATCTCCAGGTTGAGGATATTGCCGAAATCAGGGTTTACGTCGGCGATTATCATCAGCTCATGTGCGAGCCCATCGACACTCGTCGTGTGCCGCAGACTCTGGTCGATGCCAAATTCAGTCTCCCGTTCCTTGTCTCTACCGCCGCCGTACATCGGGAAATGCGTCTGGCGAACTTTACCGAAGAGGGAATTCATGACTCCCGCGTACTAGCGGCCGCGCAAAAGGTGCTCCCGATCGTCGATTCAAGCCTCGACTGGAAGCTGGAACTTCCACCGGGACGGGTGGAGATCGTGATGACAGACGGCCGCCGCTTTGAGCGTG
This DNA window, taken from Sphingomonas sp. AP4-R1, encodes the following:
- a CDS encoding MmgE/PrpD family protein: MPDRDLAFDVADFFYDTGYADLSPEAVDGAKKSILDTFGVCLAASGKEPAVHAIVDMVQETGGKGESSLIAFGGKVPAVMAAFANGAMAHCLDYDDQTPWGQHSASSLLPAVYAISERVGGVTGEQMISAVAAGQDFFNRCRQHVDWKKDWMFSTVMGVFGAAAAGAKLLGLSREQIANAIGIASMQCSGLAEVVNSTGGDLRALYAGFPAKGAVLSAILAERGISGLPAVFEGPFGIMNQYFGGRYDRDKILEGLGQVYTGGLTLYKRWPAVGTAHSHIHATIGLMRENDLQVEDIAEIRVYVGDYHQLMCEPIDTRRVPQTLVDAKFSLPFLVSTAAVHREMRLANFTEEGIHDSRVLAAAQKVLPIVDSSLDWKLELPPGRVEIVMTDGRRFERVGTGIPGSVENPMTWGDIFAKFDDCARAAIHPWSTETIAGAQEMARNLEQVTDATALLRLA